In Octopus sinensis unplaced genomic scaffold, ASM634580v1 Contig02057, whole genome shotgun sequence, one genomic interval encodes:
- the LOC115227220 gene encoding HEAT repeat-containing protein 5B, with translation MESNDGKFQASEVSASQHVLVCALHELGSLVQRLGSSASPLVAEPAAGIIEPVVSVLIHPSHAARLAASWCLGSIAVALPSQLSPLLDRCMERMEKLKNSPEAISGYSSALAALLGGVYQCPLGIPHVKGKVRMYFLYYFT, from the exons ATGGAATCAAAtgatggaaagtttcaagcttcaGAGGTATCAGCCAGCCAGCATGTGCTGGTGTGTGCCCTCCATGAGCTTGGTAGTTTGGTTCAACGACTGGGTTCTTCTGCTAGCCCACTTGTTGCAGAACCAGCTGCAG GAATTATTGAACCAGTTGTTTCTGTACTGATCCATCCCAGTCATGCTGCTCGTTTGGCAGCTTCTTGGTGCCTTGGCAGCATTGCTGTAGCGCTTCCATCACAGTTGTCTCCTCTCCTAGACAGATGCatggaaagaatggaaaaattGAAGAACTCTCCTGAAGCAATATCTGGTTACAGTAGTGCATTAGCAGCACTTCTTGGTGGAGTCTATCAATGTCCTCTCGGTATTCCCCATGTCAAAGGCAAAGTAAGAATGTATTTTCTATATTACTTCACATAA